A single genomic interval of Salinarchaeum sp. IM2453 harbors:
- a CDS encoding ABC transporter ATP-binding protein, whose protein sequence is MTASHSSKYTHQHPVSEQIHKSIDQDKADADSILQLDNLSKKFASEQAVSEFDLTIDEGEIMTLLGPSGCGKTTTLRTIAGLERPTTGRIRLDGSTVSGPDTFVPPEKRDIGIVFQDYALFPHMTAAENIAFGIDHWESSRRQQRIDMLLELVGLPEQKESYPEELSGGQKQRIALARALAPEPEVLLLDEPFSNLDRDLRVTMREEVRQILKQTGVTAIFVTHDQEEALSISDRIAVVHNGTIEQVGCPEEVFQHPNSRFVAEFLGDAGFLSGTVEKGTVETPIADIPVSQIRGLSDAYSQTDVDVLVRPDDVIALPATEASMDGRVTYRKYLGSMIQYRVELLDGTTIECMHNHSNSVSLGDPVTIELTADHPLSWFPCD, encoded by the coding sequence ATGACGGCATCCCATTCATCAAAGTATACACACCAGCATCCGGTATCTGAACAGATTCATAAATCCATAGATCAGGATAAAGCGGATGCAGATTCCATCTTACAGCTTGACAACCTCTCAAAGAAGTTCGCGTCTGAACAAGCTGTGTCAGAGTTCGATCTCACTATCGATGAAGGAGAGATCATGACACTGCTTGGCCCCTCTGGCTGTGGAAAAACAACAACACTTCGTACGATTGCTGGCCTTGAGCGCCCGACCACTGGTCGTATTCGATTGGACGGAAGCACTGTTTCTGGTCCGGATACATTCGTTCCTCCTGAGAAACGCGATATTGGAATTGTGTTTCAGGACTACGCGCTTTTCCCGCACATGACCGCTGCAGAGAACATTGCTTTTGGAATCGACCACTGGGAGTCGTCCCGACGCCAGCAGCGAATTGATATGTTACTTGAGCTCGTCGGCCTCCCGGAGCAAAAAGAAAGCTATCCAGAAGAACTATCTGGTGGCCAGAAACAGCGGATTGCCCTAGCCCGTGCTTTAGCTCCTGAACCCGAGGTGTTACTTCTCGATGAGCCTTTCTCGAATCTTGACCGCGATCTCCGGGTGACGATGCGTGAGGAGGTCCGACAAATACTCAAGCAGACTGGTGTGACTGCCATCTTTGTCACACATGATCAAGAAGAAGCACTCTCAATCTCTGACCGGATAGCAGTTGTACATAATGGAACCATCGAACAGGTCGGTTGTCCCGAAGAAGTCTTCCAACATCCTAACTCACGGTTTGTTGCTGAATTCCTTGGCGATGCTGGCTTCCTCAGTGGCACTGTTGAGAAAGGTACTGTTGAGACTCCAATTGCGGATATTCCTGTTTCACAGATTCGAGGTCTTTCAGACGCATATAGTCAGACGGATGTTGATGTTCTTGTTCGACCAGACGACGTTATTGCGTTACCAGCAACAGAAGCCTCAATGGATGGCCGTGTCACCTATCGTAAATACTTGGGATCCATGATTCAGTATCGGGTTGAGCTATTAGATGGAACTACCATTGAGTGCATGCACAACCACTCTAACTCTGTCTCTCTCGGTGATCCGGTTACAATTGAATTAACCGCAGATCATCCTCTTTCTTGGTTCCCTTGTGACTGA